The region CCGGGCTTACCTCACGGGGTCCTGGGCCAAGGACTTCACCAACCTAACAGACTGGTACGCGCACCTGCTGCGCGAGTCGCCGACAGGCACCGTCCACTTCCACGTCCTCGGCTGCACCGTCACCGCCAACCCGGCCAACGTCGAGTACATGCTCAAGACCCGCTTCGACAACTTCCCCAAGGGCAGGCGATTCGCCGCGCTCCTTGGCGACCTCCTCGGCGCCGGCATCTTCAACGTCGACGGCGACGCCTGGCGCCACCAGCGCAAGATGGCCAGCCTCCAGCTTGGCAGCGTCACGGTGCGCTCCTACGCGTATAAGATCGTAGcccaggaggtggaggcccgccTCCTGCCGGTCCTGGCCGACGCCGCCGACAAGGGCAAGGTGATCGACCTCCAGGACGTGTTCCGGCGGTTTGCATTTGACACCGTCTGCAAGATATCCTTCGGGCTCGACCCAGGCTGCCTCGACCTCGACATGCCCATGTCGGACCTAGCGAACGCGTTCGACACCGCCTCGCGACTCTGCGCAATGCGGGGCGCGGCGGCCTCGCCGTTGGTGTGGAAGATGAAGCGGATGCTCAACATTGGGTCCGAGAGGGAGCTTAAGAAGGCCATCAAGCTCGTCGACGACCTCGCGTCAGCCATGATTCTGCAGCGGCGGAGTCTGGGTTTTGACAACAGCCACGACCTTCTGTCCCGCTTCATGGCCTCGGACGTCGCCATGGACGACAAGTATCTCCGCGACATCGTGGTTAGCTTCCTCCTCGCCGGGCGGGATACGGTTGCCTCGGCGCTTACAACGCTCTTCATCCACTTGCACAAGAACCCTGAGGTCGCGGCCGCCATTCGCGCGGAGGCCGGCAGCGACAAGCCATCCACCTACGAGCACCTGATGAGCCTGCAGTATACCCACGCCGTGCTGTTCGAGAACATGCGGCTGTTCCCGCCGGTGCAATTCGATTCCAAGTTCTGCGCCGCCGCGGACGTGCTCCCGGACGGCACCTACGTGGAGGGCGAGTCACGCGTGATGTACCACCCGTACGCCATGGGACGCATGCCCAGCATCTGGGGCGCCGACTACGAGGCGTTCCGCCCCGACCGATGGCTCACCGGACCTGGCGGTTCGTTCGCGCCGGCGAACCTGTACAAGTACCCGGTGTTCCAGGCCGGCCTCCGTGTGTGCCTCGGCAAGGAGCTTGCCATAACTGAGATGAAGGTGGTCGGCGTGGCCGTGGTGAAGGCGTTCGACGTGGAGGTGGTTGGAGAGCATGGCCGTAGTGGCTGGGCGCCGACGTTTGTGCCGGGGCTCACGGCGTCCATCAGCGGCGGCCTCCCAGTGAGGATCATCAAACGCACTTTGACTCCGAATTCAGGATTCACATAATATACATGATCTTTTGGTTAAAGATAAAGATGGTCCAAATTAATATGAGCACTTAATTTGAAGGGATCTAAGCGCATCTCCAATATTCACTCGCAAATTTGATCCGGCATCAGTCAATGGACGGACAGACTAGTCCACGAACACTGATGCCGGAGGCCATCATTCAACGATGTCCGCATACATTTCAACCAGTGTTAGAATTAACCGGACGAAATTTATGTAAACGGCCGGGATTTCATAAACCAAAAGAGATTCATGCAAACACAACGTATTTTTTATTACATTTCAAACATTTAGAAGAAGAAAAACTGTTCTGACCCTAAACCAATCTTATGGCGGTGGTCGGGTCCAAGCCCTTGTTGTTCCCTTCCTGGGACTGCCTCCTCCATCCGCTATCTCCATGAGCACCGGCGATAAGACCGATGAAGTGAAGCTCCGGTATcttgcgaggaagagtagaacatgtgaTACAGACCGGCCCACGTGGAACACAAGGCCCAGCCGCCTCTCATGCCCTCCTCGTTCTCGGAGGAGTCTGCACCTCTTCCGTCGCTAGTGGACGTGAGGTCCACAATGAAATGGCGGCGCCAGTGCTGTAGTTGTCCCACCGGGTCGCCTGAAAGTTTGTCGTTGATATTTAGGAGGCGTAGCTGACGTTGTTCTCATTCGTGATCGCCTGCAGCTACGCCTCCACGGCGGCCGCTTCCGGGCAAGCGACAGCTTGAACGCTGGTTTCCTCGTAGATCGCACGCTGCTCCACGACAAAGTTAGGGTTTGCCGTGGCCATGACTGTCATGGCCTCCTTGTTAACGCGCTTGCTGTCAATTTGGCTAGAGTGGGTCGGCCTGTTTGCGTGTCGCTTCAATTATGGCCTCAACTAATTGACGTCACTAACGGTCAAATAGAAAGTCTCTAGGCGAGATCTCTTGTATGACGCTCCTTAGCGTCATAAAGTTGAGGCTATGCTGCAGGCTCGAGCCTAGTGGTCCAGCTCGCTCTAACATGATGGGTGGTGAGCTTCCTTGAACTATTTTTTTTCTTCCTGTTTTCTGTTCGATTTTTGCTGAAAATTGGGTGTTTATTCTTCGTCGGGTTaaatatttaaaaatgttcatgatgcaAATAAAATTTTAGTTACTATGCGTTTAAAATTTTCATCTTGTTTTAAAATAGTGTGCATTTAAAAACATTTCACCGTTCAGTATGTATTTAAAAGATGTTCACTTTATATTAAACTTTTCACTTACACGAAACATGCTCAGTGTATATTAAAGTGTTCAATGTATATTTAAAAAAGTTCATTTTTATTTGAATACCGTTCAGCATATACTGAAGAAACATTAAATCTATAAAAATATATAGAAACAGGAAAGGAAAAACTGCAAGATGAAAAAAGAAAAATCAGGAGAAAATGAAACCTGGAAGAAATCATGATAAAGAAAAGACCAACTAAACCAAGAATAAAAAAAATATCAAGTAAGAAAAAAGTACCAACAATATAGTAAAATGGAATATAAATTCAAAAAATATATGAAAAGCCAGACAAAACTGTGCGCCAACTCAATATGTGTTTTCAGAAAATATCACCATTTTCAAAAATTGTTGATAAAATCAAAATAACTGAGTTTTTTAATAGGGATTTTCAAAAATAATCATGTATTCAAATATATTTAGAAATTCAAAAGATGTTTCCATTATCAAAATTtggtcataaattcaaaaaatgtttggatttGTCGAAAATGTTCGTGTTTTCTAAAATTATTCCCAATATAGAAATATTGAAttccaaaaaaatatttttttaaaaacgtTCAGCATTTTGAAAACTATATTCGCTTGATAGGAAAAACATATTTCCAAGAAAGTTTGAAACTAAAAAAACTGTACCTTGTGCCCCAGTTGCTGCAGTAACAGAAACGGTATGGTAGAGCCGGCTCGCTGTATTGCGGGATCGCTAGTCTCCTTTTTTTTGTGAAAGGGGATCGCTAGTCTTTTTAAGCCGACGATATAGTGCCCATGACCCTGAGCCGCTAAAGGAGCTGGCCCAGTTGGAAGGTGAATTCTGTTAAGGCCCAGCACCTCGCCACattttttgatttttgtttttgAGAAACTCGCTTTTTTGAGGAACTCGCATTTTTTTGATTGGACATTATTTTATGAGTACAGGTCGGAAATCAGTTTTTCTTAATCCAGCAATACCAACAGTCAATTTGCCAATTGATTTCCCCTGCCGCTCCTTCATAGTACACGTCCTTTTTTTTTTTGGCGAGGGTAAAAGAAATTTATTCCAAGATCGCAGGGTTACAATGAAGAGGCAAAAGTTCCTCCACACATGATGAACCTGTACCAAGCCATACGATAGTAGTGTTCTCCGTACGACTGTACAAAGCCAATCGATCTGCTACCCTATTTTGTTCAAGCTTAGTTTTCGATGGAATCTCAGCCACTAGGTGTCCATATGCAGAGTAGGTAAGGCTATCCCCCTTCATTGCCATCAGTGCTTCCGATGAGTCGGACTGGACAATGACAGCCCCCTCACTATGTTGAATAGCTAGGGCCATTACTTGCATTAACACATGTAGTTCGGCCTCCAGTGCGTCACTTCAGTTAAATATGCATCTGTAAGCTGCAAAAATAACACTGCCGTCATACCTTCGTAGTACCATCCCCGCTGCCGCAGAACCATCTGACTCGGAGTAGGCTCCATCCACAGACAAGGCGACTCGTCCAGGTGGTGGCCTCGGCCAGGGCAGCGTCGGGACTGCTGCTCACGGTGTAGCTGGGTTGATATCCACTGCCAGCATCTTCCCCTTCATAGCACACGTCCTTCGTCCACCGTTCCTCCTCATCCCTGTTCTCCCGCCACCCCTCTTCCCCAATTTCATTGTCCTAACTTTTAAATTTAAAAAACATCGTTATGGCTTCCTCTCTTAAAAAAAATCTCTCTACCGCTCAACGTCCTAGCACTCCATTGCTTGAATTGTACCGAGAATGCGGATCTTAGTAGGTGCACTAATTGTTGTAACTACTATTCCAAAATAACTACACTCATTCCGATGatttactacctctgtccgggtttattaggccttctAGTATTTTGAGTCAAACTATGACCATTCATATGACTAATAAAATATAGAATATATGCTACAAAAAGTACactgttggatttgtatttgaaagagcttttcaaaaatataatttttgtaacaaatagtttgtattttattagttaaatttgtTGGTCAAATTTTAGCCCAAAATGAGAGGGAGACTAATAAATCCGGACAGGGGTAGTAATCTGTTGTGAAGTCCAAGTTTGGGCAAATTTGACTTATTGATTTTGTCCACTCGCTGAATTAAAAATGTAGTACAAACTTTATCTCAAGGGTCAGAAATAAATGGAGCATGCATCTTCCTTAAATGTCATGCCAAATCTAAATTACAGCCTACTCCATGCATGTTGCAAACGGGCAACTACCTTTTTCTTATAATGGACATTTTTTGTTGACTCATCATATCGCATCAGAGGGATACAAGAAAAATGAATTTACACCCGAACTCTGTATGACTAGGATGCACATAGCCAAAAAAAATTCGCACATTCTCTGAAAAATGCGGCAAAAAACAAAGTCGTTCAAGACTAAGTTAATGCCTAAGGCGTGGAGTGTGGGGTGTTTATCTGTACACTACGCCGTCATCTATGTGGGGTAAAAATATCACTGGCCATCTATTTGAACCGCGTATACGCCGTGCTAAACTTCTGCCAATGTCTCCAAAGAATAG is a window of Triticum dicoccoides isolate Atlit2015 ecotype Zavitan chromosome 2B, WEW_v2.0, whole genome shotgun sequence DNA encoding:
- the LOC119368725 gene encoding cytochrome P450 94C1-like, whose amino-acid sequence is MDDAVELSWGARCAGLAFFSLSIFLVALAAVLLLVRRWPNPWCGCHVCRAYLTGSWAKDFTNLTDWYAHLLRESPTGTVHFHVLGCTVTANPANVEYMLKTRFDNFPKGRRFAALLGDLLGAGIFNVDGDAWRHQRKMASLQLGSVTVRSYAYKIVAQEVEARLLPVLADAADKGKVIDLQDVFRRFAFDTVCKISFGLDPGCLDLDMPMSDLANAFDTASRLCAMRGAAASPLVWKMKRMLNIGSERELKKAIKLVDDLASAMILQRRSLGFDNSHDLLSRFMASDVAMDDKYLRDIVVSFLLAGRDTVASALTTLFIHLHKNPEVAAAIRAEAGSDKPSTYEHLMSLQYTHAVLFENMRLFPPVQFDSKFCAAADVLPDGTYVEGESRVMYHPYAMGRMPSIWGADYEAFRPDRWLTGPGGSFAPANLYKYPVFQAGLRVCLGKELAITEMKVVGVAVVKAFDVEVVGEHGRSGWAPTFVPGLTASISGGLPVRIIKRTLTPNSGFT